The Pseudomonas azadiae genome includes a window with the following:
- a CDS encoding lysophospholipid acyltransferase family protein, whose product MSRLRVYGRIARVLVVVALGLSMASVFGVFERMGIANSMARRQRWSRFFMARLTNALPFRVTVHGELPQTPMLWVSNHVSWTDIPLLGMVTPMSFLSKAEVRTWPVAGWLAAKAGSLFIRRGSGDSQLIRKQMTRHLEHAHPLLMFPEGTTTDGRSLRTFHGRLLASAIDADVSLQPVAIRYLRDGQVDRLAPFIGDDDLLSHLMRLYANDQGDVEIHLLKPIACAGQERAALAYQAQQAVQKALFGPVPEAEQIAVRPAFAA is encoded by the coding sequence ATGAGCCGCCTACGTGTGTACGGGCGCATTGCCCGGGTACTGGTGGTGGTGGCGCTGGGCTTGAGCATGGCCAGTGTGTTTGGCGTGTTCGAGCGCATGGGCATCGCCAACTCGATGGCGCGACGTCAGCGCTGGTCACGGTTCTTCATGGCGCGGCTGACCAACGCCCTGCCCTTTCGCGTGACGGTGCACGGAGAGCTGCCGCAAACGCCGATGCTGTGGGTAAGCAATCACGTGTCGTGGACCGACATTCCGCTGCTGGGCATGGTCACGCCGATGTCGTTCCTGTCCAAGGCCGAAGTGCGCACCTGGCCGGTCGCGGGCTGGTTGGCGGCCAAGGCCGGCAGCCTGTTTATCCGCCGCGGTTCGGGCGACAGCCAGTTGATCCGCAAGCAGATGACCCGCCACTTGGAACACGCGCATCCGTTGCTGATGTTTCCGGAAGGCACCACCACCGACGGGCGCAGCCTGCGCACCTTCCACGGGCGTTTACTGGCCAGTGCAATCGATGCGGATGTGTCGCTGCAACCGGTAGCGATCCGTTACCTGCGCGATGGGCAGGTGGACCGGTTGGCACCTTTTATCGGCGATGATGATTTGCTCTCGCACCTGATGCGTTTGTACGCCAATGATCAGGGCGACGTGGAGATTCACCTGCTCAAACCGATTGCCTGCGCCGGGCAGGAGCGCGCGGCGCTGGCGTATCAGGCGCAGCAGGCGGTGCAGAAGGCGTTGTTTGGGCCGGTGCCGGAGGCGGAGCAGATCGCGGTTCGACCGGCATTCGCGGCGTAA
- the olsB gene encoding L-ornithine N(alpha)-acyltransferase, which produces MTQIARISDTGNERRLQAERLIGAQALQEAQALRFNVFSGEFNAKLKGAELGLDMDDYDVHCSHIGVRDLNSGRLVATTRLLDHQAASTLGRFYSEEEFSLHGLRHLQGPILEIGRTCVDPAYRNGGTIAVLWGELAEVLNQGGYSYLMGCASIPMHDGGIQAHAIMQRLRERYLCNEHLRAEPKKPLPALDLPSNVIAEMPPLLKAYMRLGAKICGEPCWDEDFQVADVFILLKRDELCPRYARHFKAAM; this is translated from the coding sequence ATGACTCAGATCGCCCGCATCAGCGACACCGGCAATGAACGCCGCCTGCAAGCCGAACGCCTGATCGGCGCACAGGCGTTGCAGGAAGCCCAGGCCCTGCGGTTCAACGTGTTCAGCGGCGAGTTCAACGCCAAGCTGAAAGGCGCTGAGCTGGGCCTGGACATGGATGACTATGATGTTCACTGCAGCCACATCGGCGTGCGGGATTTGAACAGCGGTCGACTCGTCGCCACCACCCGTTTGCTCGACCACCAGGCCGCCAGCACCTTGGGCCGGTTCTACAGCGAGGAAGAGTTCAGCCTGCACGGCCTGCGACACCTGCAAGGCCCGATCCTGGAGATCGGCCGCACGTGCGTCGACCCGGCCTACCGCAATGGCGGCACCATCGCCGTGTTGTGGGGTGAGTTGGCCGAAGTGCTCAACCAGGGCGGTTACAGCTACTTGATGGGCTGCGCAAGCATCCCGATGCACGACGGCGGTATCCAGGCCCACGCGATCATGCAACGCCTGCGCGAACGCTACCTGTGCAACGAACACTTGCGCGCCGAACCGAAAAAACCGCTGCCGGCGCTGGACCTGCCGTCCAACGTGATCGCCGAAATGCCGCCGCTGCTCAAGGCCTACATGCGCCTGGGCGCGAAGATCTGTGGCGAGCCGTGCTGGGATGAAGATTTCCAGGTGGCCGACGTGTTCATCCTGCTCAAGCGTGATGAGTTGTGCCCGCGCTATGCCCGCCACTTCAAGGCGGCCATGTGA
- a CDS encoding serine hydrolase domain-containing protein, whose amino-acid sequence MVRGLLCVVLLFFTVTAHAEAWPDKDWTTGTPLTGPAVEALEAYAFPARDDTTRQGIRTDALLVIRDGVVIYERYAAPTTASTPHLTWSISKSLMATVLGVAYGDNRFKLTDPVARFYPPMKQHPMVTMADLLHWASGLDWQEDYEYAPLKSSVVAMLYTRGRADMADFAADTEAASAPGQAFRYSSGDTNILSAALKGMLGLKAYLSYPWDALFKPLGIRTATWETDADETFVASSYAYLTARDLARVGLLMARDGRWGDQQLLPKDWVTFNRQPFDKYKTGQDEAVPGGHWWLNQGAPQPWPDAPADTFAALGHWGQALYVMPDERLVIVRYGDDRDGTYRHNELLKRVLAAVQP is encoded by the coding sequence ATGGTCAGAGGCCTGCTGTGCGTTGTGCTGCTGTTTTTCACCGTTACTGCCCATGCCGAAGCCTGGCCCGATAAGGACTGGACCACAGGCACACCGCTCACGGGCCCCGCTGTCGAGGCCTTGGAGGCCTACGCTTTCCCCGCCCGGGACGACACTACCCGCCAAGGCATTCGCACCGACGCGTTGCTGGTGATTCGCGACGGCGTGGTGATCTATGAACGTTATGCCGCGCCCACCACCGCCAGCACACCGCACCTGACCTGGTCCATCAGCAAAAGCCTGATGGCCACCGTGCTGGGCGTGGCCTACGGCGATAATCGCTTCAAGTTGACCGACCCGGTGGCGCGCTTCTACCCGCCGATGAAGCAGCACCCGATGGTGACCATGGCTGACTTGCTGCACTGGGCTTCCGGACTGGACTGGCAGGAAGACTACGAATACGCGCCGCTGAAATCCTCGGTGGTGGCGATGCTCTACACCCGTGGCCGCGCCGATATGGCTGACTTTGCCGCGGATACGGAGGCGGCCAGCGCACCCGGCCAGGCCTTTCGTTACTCCAGCGGCGACACCAATATCCTGTCCGCCGCGCTCAAAGGCATGCTCGGCCTCAAGGCCTACCTGAGCTACCCCTGGGACGCGCTCTTCAAACCCTTGGGCATCCGCACCGCCACCTGGGAAACCGACGCCGATGAAACCTTTGTCGCCTCGTCCTACGCCTACCTCACCGCCCGCGACCTGGCGCGCGTCGGCCTGCTCATGGCGCGGGATGGTCGTTGGGGCGATCAACAGTTGCTGCCAAAGGATTGGGTGACCTTCAATCGCCAGCCGTTCGATAAATACAAAACCGGCCAGGACGAAGCCGTCCCCGGTGGCCATTGGTGGCTCAACCAAGGCGCACCGCAGCCCTGGCCCGACGCACCCGCCGACACCTTCGCCGCTCTCGGCCACTGGGGGCAGGCGCTGTACGTGATGCCCGACGAACGCCTGGTGATCGTGCGCTACGGTGACGACCGCGACGGCACTTATCGCCATAACGAACTGCTCAAGCGCGTGCTCGCGGCGGTGCAGCCATGA
- a CDS encoding amidase has protein sequence MIRRRPFTSLLLVLLLVLLGWIWHERVNLQAFPDIIAAYTAKEYCSCRYVMNNPAQYCLGYVKQYVPTSAFSDNPERSEVTASGLGRTHSARWLGDRQGCRLLP, from the coding sequence ATGATTCGTCGTCGACCGTTTACCAGCCTGCTGCTGGTGCTGCTGCTCGTGTTGCTGGGCTGGATCTGGCACGAGCGCGTCAACCTGCAAGCCTTCCCCGACATCATCGCGGCGTACACGGCCAAGGAATATTGCTCGTGCCGGTATGTGATGAATAATCCTGCGCAGTATTGCCTGGGGTATGTGAAACAGTACGTGCCGACCAGTGCGTTCAGCGACAACCCGGAGCGCAGTGAAGTGACGGCGAGTGGGTTGGGGAGGACGCACAGTGCACGGTGGTTAGGGGATCGGCAGGGGTGTCGGCTGTTGCCGTGA
- a CDS encoding PAAR domain-containing protein, with the protein MIEGYFIGKGDKTSCGGEVLDGDPRVDIHGLLHAREGDRVTCGKHEGTYQILGGISHFESHGKLVAGTLDSFSSCPCRAKLIPSVYTATYSNEGYPSQSNRRNPEPTPSSASHHSALPQQSNFAASNNVPPLAFKGQPGQEPGFYIVPQSMSREALEKILFPTPDPAVMRKFQALNPGTASVKAGSMIVLSDPDNTSCTYQESQLMQAAQQVDAALDSLTPDEADFLHRHGAEIAGFIGHTSTWLGVSAMVMETHLTNLRNTLQAIERLHQEQYRLHGHLKSPQFFAERQRLLAKLDAHLLNSTRLRGQTTLGDHPKLKTALGISSRSLVHHWDKAGAPGQIPGYSAHVEAISRATQYMKAGGYLAIGIGGVSSVLAIEQVCSSGSEAACEKIKFTEAGKFVGSTFVGAFSGLAAGSASGSICLGIGVATGGIGGVICVAAIVGAGAWIGTTIGGKSGEYIGEKIYEATEP; encoded by the coding sequence ATGATCGAAGGTTATTTCATTGGCAAGGGTGACAAAACCAGCTGCGGCGGAGAAGTTCTGGACGGTGATCCAAGAGTAGATATACATGGTCTCCTCCATGCCCGCGAAGGTGACCGGGTTACTTGTGGGAAGCATGAAGGGACCTACCAAATTCTCGGCGGGATTTCGCATTTTGAAAGCCATGGCAAGCTTGTGGCTGGCACACTGGACAGCTTCAGCAGTTGCCCATGCCGAGCCAAGCTGATTCCCTCGGTGTACACCGCCACCTACAGCAACGAAGGTTATCCATCGCAATCAAACAGGCGTAACCCTGAACCGACTCCATCATCGGCAAGTCATCACTCGGCATTGCCGCAACAATCCAACTTTGCAGCGTCAAACAATGTGCCGCCTCTTGCATTTAAAGGCCAACCAGGCCAGGAACCCGGATTCTATATCGTACCCCAGAGCATGAGCCGCGAAGCTTTGGAGAAAATACTCTTTCCCACGCCTGATCCGGCTGTGATGCGCAAATTCCAGGCGCTCAATCCTGGCACCGCAAGCGTTAAAGCCGGCTCGATGATAGTGCTCAGCGACCCCGACAATACCTCCTGCACCTATCAGGAATCGCAACTGATGCAGGCCGCTCAACAGGTGGACGCGGCCCTTGATTCCCTCACGCCGGATGAGGCTGACTTCCTGCATCGGCACGGCGCCGAAATAGCTGGCTTCATCGGCCACACCTCGACCTGGCTGGGCGTCAGTGCCATGGTGATGGAGACGCATCTGACCAACCTGCGCAACACCTTGCAAGCCATCGAGCGCTTGCATCAAGAACAATATCGCCTGCACGGCCACCTCAAATCGCCGCAGTTCTTCGCCGAACGCCAGCGTCTGCTCGCTAAACTGGACGCCCACCTGTTGAACTCCACTCGACTGCGTGGCCAGACCACGCTGGGCGATCATCCCAAGCTGAAAACTGCGCTCGGTATTTCCAGCCGAAGTTTGGTACACCATTGGGACAAGGCCGGAGCCCCAGGGCAGATTCCGGGGTATTCCGCTCATGTGGAGGCGATCAGTCGTGCCACCCAATATATGAAGGCGGGAGGCTATCTTGCCATTGGCATTGGCGGCGTTTCTTCGGTGCTGGCTATTGAGCAGGTATGCAGCAGTGGTTCTGAGGCGGCTTGCGAGAAGATCAAGTTTACTGAAGCGGGCAAGTTTGTTGGGTCTACATTTGTTGGCGCTTTTAGTGGATTGGCAGCCGGTTCTGCCAGTGGTTCGATCTGCCTAGGGATTGGCGTCGCCACTGGGGGAATCGGTGGAGTTATCTGTGTCGCGGCCATCGTAGGGGCTGGCGCATGGATAGGTACGACTATCGGCGGTAAGAGTGGCGAATACATAGGTGAGAAAATATATGAGGCAACAGAACCATGA
- a CDS encoding DUF3077 domain-containing protein, with the protein MPYEIPSAETVGAVTFADCGENKSHLKVFRVNAGVPIVEALEHASHVLYYAKMLSLEAAMDPKAEKFAFASHYLGEMGKAIVDDLLLAMQPEAPNPQ; encoded by the coding sequence ATGCCGTACGAAATACCCTCAGCCGAAACCGTCGGTGCCGTGACCTTCGCAGACTGCGGTGAAAACAAAAGCCATTTGAAAGTGTTCCGCGTCAATGCCGGAGTTCCGATTGTGGAAGCCCTCGAACACGCATCCCACGTGCTCTATTACGCCAAAATGCTCTCGCTTGAGGCCGCCATGGACCCTAAGGCAGAGAAATTTGCATTCGCTTCGCATTACCTGGGCGAAATGGGTAAAGCCATCGTTGATGACCTGCTGCTGGCGATGCAGCCCGAGGCTCCAAACCCGCAGTAA
- a CDS encoding YceI family protein yields the protein MFNASVIKPLALALLAAATVPAHADWYLDNESSRLSFATTKNTEIAEVHRFLVLHGKVDGKGAAHVEVELESVNSGIPLRDERMRNQLFEIKTFPEALISTQINLQPINDLAPGAQLELRLPLNVTLHGKTQTYSAELLATRLDDRRFQVVTLEPVVLHAEDFDLAPGVAALRKAAGLKSISLSVPVGAVLIFTAR from the coding sequence ATGTTCAACGCTTCTGTCATCAAACCCCTGGCCCTCGCCCTGCTGGCCGCTGCCACCGTGCCTGCCCACGCCGACTGGTACCTGGATAACGAATCCTCACGCCTGTCGTTCGCCACCACCAAAAACACCGAGATTGCCGAGGTGCATCGCTTCCTGGTGCTGCACGGCAAGGTCGACGGCAAGGGCGCGGCGCATGTGGAGGTGGAGCTGGAGTCGGTCAACAGCGGTATCCCGTTGCGCGATGAGCGCATGCGTAATCAGCTGTTCGAGATCAAGACCTTTCCCGAAGCGCTGATCAGCACGCAGATCAATCTGCAACCGATCAATGACCTGGCTCCCGGCGCGCAGTTGGAGTTGCGCCTGCCGCTGAACGTCACTCTCCACGGCAAGACCCAGACCTACAGCGCCGAGCTGCTGGCGACGCGCCTGGACGACCGCCGCTTCCAGGTGGTGACCCTGGAGCCGGTGGTGCTGCATGCCGAGGATTTCGACCTCGCGCCAGGCGTGGCCGCGCTGCGCAAGGCCGCAGGGCTTAAATCGATCAGTTTGTCGGTGCCGGTGGGTGCGGTGCTGATTTTCACGGCGCGCTGA